The window ACAAGGCAAAATCGCAACGCTACGGGTCGGAACGGTTCCCAGGAAGTCGATTATAGTCAGTTTCCAGACTTTAACAGTTTTGTCGATCAACTCCTAAGTCGCCGTCAGGCAGCTAAAGCGACCGCAACAGCGCAAGAGCGCTCCAGTGTCCGAATCAACAACTCGTCTAATGCCTTTCGCCCAGGAACGACAAAAACATCTTATACCGTTAGTACTCGCCCCAATCGTAAAGATGTCGAAGCTCACCTAACACTACCTTTAGAAAAGGCTTATGAAGGGGGGCGAGAGAGAATTCGTCTGGAAGATGGGCGTTCCTTGGAAATCGATATGCCTACAGGTATGGTGACAGGTCAGCGTGTGAGACTCAAAGGTCAGGGCATTGCAGGTGGCGACCTCTACTTAAAAATTACAGTAGCCCCCCATTCTTTCTTTAAAGTGGAAGGCTCAGATATTCTTTGTCAATTACCCGTTACACCTAGTGAAGCTGTGCTAGGTGGAGCGGTAGAAGTGCCCACCCTTGATGGCAGAGTGAAAATGACGGTTCCTCAGGGAGTTCGAGCAGGACAAAGATTACGTCTAGCTGGGAAGGGTTATCCAAATAGTGACGGTGTTCGAGGTGATCAGTTAGTTGAAATTCAAATTACTGTTCCCATCAATCCCAACCCTCAAGAAAGATCACTCTACGAAAAGCTACGGCAGATTGAGAGATTTAATCCTCGCTTAGATTTACCAGTTTAGTTCAGGGTAAAACGCGCTAAATATCCAGTTAGTTATTGATTAGCATAAAGTTTTAAATTTGTCAAATAATTTGGCGATACACAACAGCCTCTTGTTCCAGGAGGGTCAAGAGGCTGTTGTTAGATGAATGACCTGGCATCGAGCTATTGTCCCGTGGGGTGACCCCCAAAGTATCTTCGCCGCAGCAACGTTTCACCTCCGAGTTCGGGATGGAATCGGTGTGGTTCCATTGCGCTAGAGACACCAGGAAAGGTGTTGAAGTTGAAGAGCCTTCAAGACTGCATAGCAATATAAATCATTGTGTTTGAGGTCAAGCCCTCGGTCGGTTCGCACGCCTTGGCTGCATACATTACTGCACTTCCACCTAGCGCCGATTGACAGGTGTTCTACCTGTGACCTTACTGGATTAATTCCATGAGAGCACTCATCTTGAGGTGGGCTTCCCACTTAGATGCTTTCAGCGGTTATCCGCTCCGCACATGGCTACCCTGCGTCTACCGTTGGCACGATAACAGGTACACCAGCGGTGCGTCCCTCCCGGTCCTCTCGTACTAAGGAGGGCTCCTCTCAATGCTCTTGCGCCTGCACCGGATATGGACCGAACTGTCTCACGACGTTCTGAACCCAGCTCACGTACCGCTTTAATGGGCGAACAGCCCAACCCTTGGGACGTACTTCCGCCCCAGGTTGCGATGAGCCGACATCGAGGTGCCAAACCTCCCCGTCGATGTGGACTCTTGGGGGAGATCAGCCTGTTATCCCTAGAGTAACTTTTATCCGTTGAGCGACGGCCCTTCCATTCAGTGCCGTCGGATCACTAAGGCCGACTTTCGTCCCTGCTTGAGTTGTCACTCTTGCAGTCAAGCTCCCTTCTGCCTTTGCACTCATAGGCTGATTTCCAACCAGCCTGAGGGAACCTTTGCGCGCCTCCGTTACCTTTTAGGAGGCGACCGCCCCAGTCAAACTGCCCACCTGAAACTGTTCCTCTCCCGGCTAACGGGAAAAAGTTAGAATCCTAGCCTCGCCAGAGTGGTATCTCACCGTTGGCTCCCCAACTCCCACAAGAGTTGGTTCAGTGCCTCCCACCTATCCTGCGCAAGCGAAGCCCGGACCCAATTCCAGGCTACAGTAAAGCTTCATAGGGTCTTTCTGTCCAAGTGCAGGCAGTCCGTATCTTCACAGACATTCCTATTTCGCCGAGCCTCTCTCCGAGACAGCTCCCAGATCGTTACGCCTTTCGTGCGGGTCGGAACTTACCCGACAAGGAATTTCGCTACCTTAGGACCGTTATAGTTACGGCCGCCGTTCACCGGGGCTTCAGTCGCCAGCTTCGGATTACTCCTAACCGACTTCCTTAACCTTCCGGCACTGGGCAGGCGTCAGCCCCCATACGTCGAATTACTTCTTAGCGGAGACCTGTGTTTTTGGTAAACAGTCGCCTGGGACTCTTAACTGCGACCCACGTCTTAGGTGGGCACCCCTTCTCCCGAAGTTACGGGGTCATTTTGCCGAGTTCCTTAGAGAGAGTTATCTCGCGCCCCTCGGTATGCTCTACCACCCCACCTGTGTCGGTTTCGGGTACAGGCATATTTGGGTTTATGGTGTTGCGGGCTTTTCTAGGAAGCATGACTTATTCCACTTGGGAGCCGTAGCTCTTCGGACTCACTTCTTAGCTTATAAGCGTTTTCGCCGCTTACAATGGCCTCGAAAGTTTGCACCAGCACTACCAATCGCTGGCTGGATGAAGCCTTCTCCGTCCCCCGGCACCAACCCAAAACGGTACGGGAATGTTAACCCGTTATCCA of the Allocoleopsis franciscana PCC 7113 genome contains:
- a CDS encoding DnaJ C-terminal domain-containing protein; the encoded protein is MQNFRNYYEILGVSPEASSEEIKKAFRRLALQYHPDRNPGDKSAEEKFKDISEAYEVLYNSDKRAQYDQLGRFWKKKGFNRKAATASSFRTAGDSSNGTRQNRNATGRNGSQEVDYSQFPDFNSFVDQLLSRRQAAKATATAQERSSVRINNSSNAFRPGTTKTSYTVSTRPNRKDVEAHLTLPLEKAYEGGRERIRLEDGRSLEIDMPTGMVTGQRVRLKGQGIAGGDLYLKITVAPHSFFKVEGSDILCQLPVTPSEAVLGGAVEVPTLDGRVKMTVPQGVRAGQRLRLAGKGYPNSDGVRGDQLVEIQITVPINPNPQERSLYEKLRQIERFNPRLDLPV